A genomic segment from Stenotrophomonas maltophilia encodes:
- the pnuC gene encoding nicotinamide riboside transporter PnuC: MLEWTAALCSILGVWLMARRRLAAWPVGLLSVALYGLVFAEAKLYSDTLLQVIFGGFLVYGWLNWRQHAADEGSIRIVPLAGGKLLRDLAIGVCGGVALGAAMHSFTDAALPWLDALLTGLSLVGQWWQARRHVACWWVWIAVDVVYVGAYLFKSLHVTAALYVFFLGLAVFGLRAWSAAAREPQVATH, encoded by the coding sequence ATGCTGGAATGGACCGCCGCGCTGTGCAGCATCCTCGGCGTCTGGCTGATGGCCCGGCGCCGGCTGGCAGCGTGGCCGGTCGGCCTGCTGTCGGTGGCGCTGTACGGGCTGGTGTTCGCCGAGGCCAAGCTGTACTCGGACACGCTGTTGCAGGTGATCTTCGGCGGCTTCCTGGTCTATGGCTGGCTCAACTGGCGGCAGCATGCCGCCGATGAGGGCAGCATCCGCATCGTGCCACTGGCGGGCGGCAAGCTGCTGCGCGACCTGGCCATCGGCGTGTGCGGTGGCGTGGCGCTGGGCGCGGCCATGCACAGCTTCACCGACGCTGCCCTGCCGTGGTTGGATGCGCTGCTGACCGGTCTGAGCCTGGTCGGGCAATGGTGGCAGGCACGCCGCCACGTGGCCTGCTGGTGGGTGTGGATCGCGGTGGACGTGGTCTATGTGGGTGCGTACCTGTTCAAGTCACTGCACGTGACCGCCGCGCTGTACGTGTTCTTCCTCGGCCTGGCCGTGTTCGGCCTGCGCGCATGGAGCGCGGCCGCGCGCGAGCCACAGGTGGCAACGCACTAG
- a CDS encoding helix-turn-helix transcriptional regulator → MGDPSSLAGTGTAYQEHLAPAPLRGRFGQLWQSQLPDDADGHITVLPDGCVDILWRDGALFVVGPDRVAAHPVLAPGAQVLGARFRPGQALAALGLPLAEIIGQAVPLADLKGRWALEAAASIGDTAPAQRLQRMAHCLQPHLGGAALDSRSQRAHVLFQALASGHATLDELAARLSLSPRSLRRFSQVQFGYGAKTLERILRLQRFLRHSRALPQHSLAMLAANAGYADQAHLSREARELASMTARQLRVEWGR, encoded by the coding sequence ATGGGCGACCCTTCCTCTCTCGCAGGTACCGGCACGGCCTACCAGGAGCATTTGGCACCTGCCCCGCTGCGTGGCCGCTTCGGCCAGCTGTGGCAGAGCCAGCTTCCTGACGATGCTGATGGGCACATCACCGTGCTGCCCGATGGCTGCGTGGATATCCTCTGGCGCGACGGTGCGCTGTTCGTCGTCGGCCCTGACCGGGTCGCCGCACATCCGGTGCTTGCACCGGGCGCGCAGGTGCTGGGTGCGCGCTTCCGGCCTGGGCAGGCGCTGGCCGCGCTGGGCCTGCCGTTGGCCGAGATCATCGGCCAGGCGGTGCCGCTGGCTGATCTGAAGGGTCGATGGGCGCTAGAGGCTGCGGCTTCCATCGGCGATACCGCGCCTGCGCAGCGCCTGCAGCGGATGGCGCACTGCCTGCAGCCGCACCTCGGGGGCGCGGCGCTCGACAGCCGGTCACAGCGGGCGCACGTCCTGTTCCAGGCGCTTGCCAGCGGGCATGCCACGCTGGATGAGCTCGCGGCACGCCTGAGCCTGAGTCCACGCAGCCTGCGGCGCTTCAGCCAGGTGCAGTTCGGCTACGGGGCCAAGACGCTGGAGCGGATCCTGCGCCTGCAACGCTTCTTGCGGCACAGCCGCGCGCTGCCGCAGCACTCGTTGGCGATGCTGGCCGCCAATGCCGGCTATGCCGACCAGGCGCATCTCAGCCGCGAGGCGCGCGAGCTTGCCAGCATGACCGCACGGCAGCTGCGCGTGGAATGGGGGCGATGA
- a CDS encoding TonB-dependent receptor: MNRCLRPTLLSLALCAALPLHASEAEATTDAAATGAERSPTELAAVRVEAGKPKADTSRVNAFGGGSWKDTPASVNVLERDYLDRRQVRSLSELASNDASLGDAYAPVGYYQNIAIRGFALDAATGYRFNGLSIAGEQRLALENVQSVEILKGEAGLAAGVMAPGGIINYIGKRPAEVRTATLGTDSEGSRYVAVDVGHWITPRFGLRLNAAWDSSNSYVEHADGRRNFYSLAADWLIGERGKLEVDANYQTSSQRSVSGYQLLGARELPRGVDREHLLGYQPWQRPVDIASTNITALHTYEFNDAWQSRVSVGHSRSVIDDNVAFAYGCYYAAQCADGSVPGNYFAPNGDYDVYDYRSPDDTRRNQQARAELRGHFETGSVGHQLTVGADYFRRTVDKRPSVNEYVGTTNIHDAQVPVFEPSPKMPGPSARRLDSRQTAFFALDRMSFGDDWQWLAGGRFVRLDERAYDKRGIPQRHSRLSRFLPQTALVWKATDQLNAYASYVRGISLGQEAPFWTSNADTFLPSVQSRQLEVGVKYVPVEALSLGAAVFRISQPYQYAKPDSSDVGYTFVEEGTQTHTGLELTANGQLTDALQIVASASVLQARARDTGTPAYEGHQLVNVPKVRASVHVAYALPFVQGLDVTGGWRYAGANVARADGGVRAPDYSVFDAGLRFQHRLHERAVTWNLSVDNVFNRFYWRDTGSSGGDYYLFPGAPRQARLSVTFAL; the protein is encoded by the coding sequence ATGAACCGCTGCCTGCGCCCCACCCTGCTCTCCCTCGCCCTCTGCGCCGCGCTGCCGCTGCATGCCAGCGAGGCCGAGGCCACCACCGATGCGGCTGCCACAGGCGCCGAACGCTCGCCGACCGAACTGGCGGCGGTGCGCGTGGAGGCCGGCAAACCGAAGGCCGATACCTCGCGCGTGAACGCCTTCGGTGGCGGCAGCTGGAAGGACACGCCGGCGTCGGTGAACGTGCTCGAGCGCGACTACCTCGACCGCCGCCAGGTGCGTTCGCTGTCCGAGCTGGCCAGCAACGATGCCTCGCTGGGGGATGCCTATGCGCCGGTGGGCTACTACCAGAACATCGCCATCCGCGGCTTCGCACTGGACGCCGCCACCGGCTACCGCTTCAACGGCCTGTCCATCGCCGGCGAACAGCGCCTGGCGTTGGAGAACGTGCAGTCGGTGGAGATCCTCAAGGGTGAAGCCGGCCTGGCCGCAGGCGTGATGGCACCCGGCGGGATCATCAACTACATCGGCAAGCGCCCGGCCGAAGTGCGCACCGCCACGCTCGGCACCGATTCGGAAGGCTCGCGCTACGTCGCTGTCGACGTCGGCCACTGGATCACCCCGCGTTTCGGCCTGCGCCTGAATGCCGCATGGGATTCCAGCAATTCCTATGTCGAGCACGCCGATGGCCGCCGCAATTTCTATTCGCTGGCCGCCGACTGGCTGATCGGCGAGCGCGGCAAGCTGGAGGTGGATGCCAACTACCAGACCAGCTCGCAGCGTTCGGTGTCCGGCTACCAGCTGCTGGGCGCACGCGAACTGCCGCGCGGCGTCGACCGCGAACACCTGCTGGGCTACCAGCCGTGGCAGCGCCCGGTGGATATCGCCAGCACCAATATCACCGCCCTGCACACCTACGAATTCAATGACGCCTGGCAGTCGCGTGTCTCGGTCGGCCACAGCCGCTCGGTGATCGATGACAACGTCGCCTTCGCCTATGGCTGCTACTACGCCGCGCAGTGCGCCGATGGCAGCGTACCGGGCAACTACTTCGCGCCCAACGGCGACTACGATGTCTACGACTACCGCAGCCCGGACGATACCCGCCGCAACCAGCAGGCCCGTGCGGAGCTGCGCGGCCACTTCGAGACCGGCAGCGTCGGCCACCAGCTGACCGTTGGTGCCGACTACTTCCGCCGCACCGTGGACAAGCGCCCGAGCGTCAACGAGTACGTCGGCACCACCAACATCCACGACGCACAGGTGCCGGTGTTCGAGCCCTCGCCGAAAATGCCGGGGCCGTCCGCTCGGCGCCTGGACAGCCGCCAGACCGCGTTCTTCGCGTTGGACCGGATGAGCTTCGGCGATGACTGGCAGTGGCTGGCCGGTGGCCGCTTCGTGCGCCTGGACGAGCGCGCCTACGACAAGCGCGGCATCCCGCAGCGGCACAGCCGCCTGTCGCGCTTCCTGCCGCAGACCGCGCTGGTGTGGAAGGCCACCGACCAGCTCAACGCCTATGCCAGCTATGTGCGCGGCATCTCGCTGGGCCAGGAAGCGCCGTTCTGGACCAGCAATGCCGACACCTTCCTGCCGTCGGTGCAGTCGCGCCAGCTGGAAGTGGGCGTGAAGTACGTGCCGGTCGAGGCGCTGAGCCTGGGCGCAGCCGTGTTCCGCATTTCGCAGCCGTACCAGTACGCCAAGCCCGACAGCAGCGACGTCGGCTACACCTTCGTCGAGGAAGGCACACAGACCCACACCGGCCTGGAGCTGACTGCCAACGGGCAGCTGACCGATGCGCTGCAGATCGTGGCCAGCGCCAGCGTGCTGCAGGCGCGCGCGCGCGACACCGGCACACCGGCCTATGAAGGCCATCAGTTGGTGAATGTGCCGAAGGTGCGTGCCAGCGTGCACGTGGCCTACGCGCTGCCGTTCGTGCAGGGCCTGGATGTGACCGGCGGCTGGCGCTATGCCGGTGCCAACGTGGCACGCGCCGACGGTGGCGTACGCGCACCGGACTACTCGGTGTTCGATGCTGGCCTGCGCTTCCAGCATCGCCTGCACGAGCGTGCGGTGACCTGGAACCTGTCGGTGGACAACGTGTTCAACCGCTTCTACTGGCGCGATACCGGCAGCAGCGGCGGTGACTACTACCTGTTCCCCGGCGCACCACGACAGGCCCGCCTGTCGGTGACGTTCGCACTGTGA
- a CDS encoding VOC family protein, with translation MSHAATHDAERRIDNIEFNVADIARSKRFYSEVFGWNFTDYGPAYTEFDDGRLKGGFVADAPVRAHGGPLVILYCADLAGAQLRVVAAGGEVVQAVFAFPGGRRFHFRDLDGYELAVWSDVD, from the coding sequence ATGAGCCATGCTGCCACCCACGATGCCGAACGCCGCATCGACAACATCGAATTCAACGTCGCCGACATCGCCCGCAGCAAACGTTTCTACAGCGAGGTGTTCGGCTGGAACTTCACCGACTATGGCCCGGCCTACACCGAGTTCGACGATGGCCGCCTGAAAGGTGGCTTCGTGGCCGACGCACCGGTGCGTGCGCATGGCGGTCCGCTGGTGATCCTGTACTGCGCGGACCTGGCCGGTGCGCAGCTACGCGTGGTCGCCGCAGGTGGCGAAGTGGTGCAGGCGGTGTTCGCCTTCCCCGGTGGCCGCCGCTTCCACTTCCGCGATCTGGATGGCTATGAGCTGGCGGTCTGGAGTGACGTGGATTGA
- a CDS encoding Dyp-type peroxidase, with the protein MNSQPAPITALNHTLDNEPQQITAPLTHSAAFLVLKVKDDEASIAKAREVLASTDDLIKNTAIREIERTFTCNVAIGHRVWQPLVGTTPPRELAPFREIKGATHTAVSTPGDLLYHIRARTMDLIVAFERNLLMAFGDAVETVDDVAGFRYFDGRDLLDFVDGTANPEGLSLPEATIVGDEDPAHAGGSYVVVQKYLHNLDAWRAQKTEAQEAIIGRTKHDNIELDDAPADAQKSHKTLCTIEDADGEHEILRDNMPFANPGRGEYGTYFIGYTRRLWVIETMLERMFIGNPAPLHDRILDFSTATTGVTFFAPSRKVLADLGE; encoded by the coding sequence GTGAATTCCCAGCCCGCACCGATCACCGCCCTCAACCACACGCTCGACAACGAGCCGCAGCAGATCACTGCACCGCTCACCCATTCGGCGGCGTTCCTGGTGCTGAAGGTGAAGGATGACGAGGCGTCGATCGCCAAGGCGCGCGAGGTGCTGGCCAGCACCGATGACCTGATCAAGAACACCGCCATCCGCGAGATCGAGCGCACCTTCACCTGCAACGTGGCCATCGGCCACCGCGTGTGGCAGCCGCTGGTGGGCACCACGCCGCCGCGCGAGCTGGCGCCGTTCCGCGAGATCAAGGGCGCCACCCACACGGCCGTGTCCACGCCGGGCGACCTGCTTTACCACATCCGCGCGCGCACCATGGACCTGATCGTGGCGTTCGAGCGCAACCTGCTGATGGCCTTCGGCGATGCGGTGGAAACGGTCGATGATGTGGCCGGCTTCCGCTACTTCGATGGTCGCGACCTGCTCGACTTCGTCGATGGCACCGCCAACCCCGAAGGGCTGTCGCTGCCGGAAGCTACCATCGTGGGCGATGAAGACCCCGCACATGCCGGCGGTAGCTACGTGGTGGTGCAGAAGTACCTGCACAACCTCGATGCCTGGCGCGCACAGAAGACCGAGGCGCAGGAAGCGATCATCGGCCGCACCAAGCACGACAACATCGAGCTGGACGATGCGCCAGCCGATGCACAGAAATCGCACAAGACGCTGTGCACCATCGAGGACGCCGACGGCGAGCACGAGATCCTGCGTGACAACATGCCGTTCGCCAACCCGGGCCGTGGCGAATACGGCACCTACTTCATTGGTTACACGCGCCGCCTGTGGGTGATCGAGACGATGCTCGAGCGCATGTTCATCGGCAATCCCGCGCCGCTGCACGACCGCATCCTCGACTTCTCCACCGCCACCACCGGCGTGACCTTCTTCGCGCCCTCGCGCAAGGTGCTGGCCGACCTGGGCGAGTGA
- a CDS encoding phosphotransferase enzyme family protein, protein MTSSSHRVQGLNNDEVAADWPPISAADIAWLRQRYPQLDSGSQPRWHSPRPLSAAAIVDGTRGAVFIKRHHHSVRSAACLEEEHHFIAHLAAAGVPVVQVLPAADGHTAVEHGEWTFELHDVGVGEDLYRDAVSWSLLTDVAQAREAGRALAQLHRAAASYHAPQRSTHLLVARDDLIRADDPIAAIKAELHERPGLARYLARIPWEAQLQRDVLPWHAGLAERLHAEPRLWAHNDWHVSNLLWRDGQVSTVLDFGLASPTSALFDLATAIERNAVAWLELERGMEAVRIDVALALLDGYREVLPLSAARVHLLTDLLPMVHFDFALSEVEYFEGVTGSTANADVAWQPFMLGHPAWFRTAPGQALLQALHAAA, encoded by the coding sequence ATGACGTCTTCCTCCCACCGCGTACAGGGCCTCAACAACGACGAGGTCGCTGCTGACTGGCCACCGATCAGCGCGGCGGACATCGCGTGGCTGCGCCAGCGCTACCCGCAGCTGGACAGCGGCAGCCAACCGCGCTGGCACAGCCCGCGGCCGCTGTCTGCCGCCGCCATCGTCGACGGCACGCGCGGCGCGGTGTTCATCAAGCGCCATCACCACAGCGTGCGCAGCGCGGCCTGCCTGGAAGAAGAACACCACTTCATCGCCCATCTCGCCGCTGCCGGCGTGCCGGTGGTGCAGGTGCTGCCGGCCGCCGATGGCCACACTGCGGTCGAACACGGGGAATGGACGTTTGAACTGCACGACGTCGGCGTGGGCGAGGACCTGTACCGCGACGCGGTGTCGTGGTCGCTGCTGACCGATGTCGCGCAGGCCCGCGAAGCCGGGCGCGCACTCGCACAACTTCACCGTGCCGCCGCCAGCTACCACGCGCCACAGCGCAGCACCCACCTGCTGGTCGCGCGCGACGATCTGATCCGCGCCGATGATCCGATCGCGGCCATCAAAGCAGAGCTGCACGAGCGCCCCGGGCTGGCACGCTATCTCGCGCGCATTCCATGGGAAGCGCAGCTGCAGCGCGACGTGCTGCCATGGCATGCCGGGCTGGCCGAGCGCCTGCACGCCGAGCCCCGGCTGTGGGCGCACAACGACTGGCATGTCTCCAACCTGCTGTGGCGCGACGGGCAGGTCAGCACCGTGCTGGATTTCGGCCTGGCCTCGCCCACCAGCGCCCTGTTCGACCTCGCCACCGCGATCGAGCGCAACGCCGTGGCGTGGCTGGAACTGGAACGCGGCATGGAGGCAGTGCGCATCGACGTCGCACTGGCGTTGCTCGACGGCTACCGCGAGGTGCTGCCGCTGTCGGCGGCACGCGTGCACCTGCTGACCGACCTGCTGCCGATGGTGCATTTCGACTTCGCACTGTCCGAAGTGGAGTACTTCGAAGGTGTCACCGGCTCGACCGCAAATGCCGACGTGGCCTGGCAGCCCTTCATGCTGGGGCACCCGGCATGGTTCCGCACCGCGCCAGGGCAGGCGCTGCTGCAGGCCCTGCACGCGGCGGCGTGA
- a CDS encoding glycine zipper 2TM domain-containing protein: MLSTSTLSFRGLAMALALVAGVAVVSDASAMSRKDKRTLVGAVVGGVAGNLLSNGDPAATVGGAVAGGAIGNLTTSDRRDRRYYDNRYYDNRYDRRYDRGYYDRGDDRRWQRERYYDNRYYNDRGRHRGW, from the coding sequence ATGCTCAGTACTTCCACACTCAGCTTCCGTGGTCTGGCGATGGCCCTGGCACTGGTTGCCGGTGTCGCCGTGGTCAGCGATGCCAGCGCGATGTCGAGGAAGGACAAGCGCACCCTGGTCGGCGCCGTGGTCGGTGGCGTGGCCGGCAATCTGCTCTCCAACGGCGACCCTGCGGCCACCGTCGGCGGTGCCGTGGCCGGCGGCGCGATCGGCAACCTGACCACCTCCGACCGCCGCGACCGTCGCTATTACGACAATCGCTACTACGACAACCGCTACGACCGTCGCTACGATCGCGGCTACTACGACCGTGGCGACGACCGCCGCTGGCAGCGCGAGCGCTACTACGACAACCGCTACTACAACGACCGCGGTCGCCATCGCGGCTGGTAA
- a CDS encoding peptidoglycan-binding domain-containing protein, with protein sequence MAQHDYSKKEVLDIVEQVARQKGIPVDDFMRFAHIETGGTFNERAHNTSTGAKGLFQFVPGSARQYHLTGHEFDPTRNTEAAAQMYQDNLASMARRNERTGHPYLSGGDTPTGLDLYLAHQQGSAGYGSVQTAIATGTFGVVRNGHGEEINMRRNVLNQIGSDAKALTGHTLAEMRGMNDGDLARTFSSYYIHKYAAISIPEKHIEPQAVAPAPAPGQAQATATPAQTAAVGAAAATLAATATAAATPKPGIELHAAYDAGVKYDDVKYAINIPGHALYVPGKTGKNVDQGYIDCSGWVGTLQNRTMDEINQKAGHAVFSKADRIDLGNLGSGGIVHKAVEQSGVLLERDAILKPGALKEGMVIGLDTARTRHEHWNGIDHIVMVVRDPNTDKLLISQSTGSKGVHTMPVEDYLKQVKDHPNWKLFASDPLSKARDLLENRTQSHEQTQGKPAAEHKAAATPHAELYKPGAHSEGVRKVQEQLGHLGYTGADGKPLVEDGRFGRNTEAAVRQLQKDNGLVADGIVGAKTLDAIKEARERPLLNDERHPRNPMYLQATEGLERMPAGTFKDRHALESAAAALTREAHAAGLQRIDSVVPSPNGERLFAVQGTIGDPAASRVAVETRAASEQSLALSSGAVQGTPNVLHQQQDAQQEQTRQAQKAMGV encoded by the coding sequence ATGGCACAGCATGACTACAGCAAAAAGGAAGTCCTGGACATCGTCGAGCAGGTCGCCCGGCAGAAGGGCATTCCGGTCGATGACTTCATGCGTTTCGCGCACATCGAGACCGGCGGCACCTTCAACGAGCGCGCCCACAACACCTCGACCGGGGCCAAGGGCCTGTTCCAGTTCGTGCCCGGCTCGGCCCGCCAGTACCACCTGACCGGCCACGAGTTCGACCCGACCCGAAACACCGAAGCCGCCGCGCAGATGTACCAGGACAACCTGGCATCGATGGCGCGCCGCAATGAGCGCACCGGCCACCCGTACCTGTCCGGCGGCGACACGCCGACCGGCCTGGACCTGTACCTGGCCCACCAGCAGGGCAGCGCCGGCTATGGCTCGGTGCAGACCGCGATCGCTACCGGCACCTTCGGCGTGGTCCGCAACGGCCATGGCGAAGAGATCAACATGCGCCGCAACGTGCTCAACCAGATCGGCTCCGATGCCAAGGCCCTGACCGGCCACACCCTGGCCGAGATGCGTGGCATGAACGACGGCGACCTGGCGCGGACCTTCTCCAGCTACTACATCCACAAGTACGCGGCGATCAGCATCCCGGAAAAGCACATCGAACCGCAGGCGGTGGCACCGGCACCGGCACCGGGCCAGGCCCAGGCTACGGCCACCCCAGCGCAGACTGCTGCAGTGGGCGCCGCCGCCGCTACGCTGGCCGCAACCGCAACGGCTGCCGCCACGCCGAAGCCGGGCATCGAACTGCACGCCGCCTACGACGCCGGCGTGAAGTACGACGATGTGAAGTACGCCATCAACATCCCGGGCCACGCGCTGTACGTGCCGGGCAAGACCGGCAAGAACGTGGACCAGGGCTACATCGATTGCTCCGGCTGGGTCGGCACCCTGCAGAACCGGACCATGGACGAGATCAACCAGAAGGCCGGGCACGCTGTCTTCAGCAAGGCCGACCGCATCGACCTGGGCAACCTCGGTTCCGGCGGCATCGTGCACAAGGCCGTCGAACAGTCCGGTGTACTGCTCGAGCGCGACGCCATCCTCAAGCCCGGTGCGCTGAAGGAGGGCATGGTCATCGGCCTGGATACGGCCAGGACCCGCCACGAGCACTGGAATGGCATCGACCACATCGTGATGGTGGTGCGCGACCCGAACACCGACAAACTGCTGATCAGCCAGTCCACCGGCAGCAAGGGCGTGCACACCATGCCGGTGGAGGACTACCTCAAGCAGGTGAAGGACCACCCGAACTGGAAGCTGTTCGCGTCGGACCCGTTGTCCAAGGCCCGCGACCTGCTGGAAAACCGCACCCAATCGCACGAGCAGACCCAGGGCAAGCCTGCCGCCGAGCACAAGGCCGCCGCCACCCCGCACGCCGAGCTGTACAAGCCGGGCGCGCACAGCGAGGGCGTGCGCAAGGTGCAGGAGCAGCTGGGCCACCTCGGCTATACCGGGGCCGACGGCAAGCCGCTGGTCGAGGACGGCCGCTTCGGCCGCAATACCGAAGCGGCGGTGCGCCAGCTGCAGAAGGACAACGGGCTGGTCGCCGACGGCATCGTTGGTGCGAAGACGCTGGACGCGATCAAGGAGGCCCGCGAGCGCCCGCTGCTGAACGACGAGCGGCACCCGCGCAATCCGATGTACTTGCAGGCCACCGAAGGCCTGGAGCGGATGCCGGCGGGCACCTTCAAGGACCGCCACGCGCTGGAAAGCGCCGCAGCGGCGCTGACCAGGGAGGCGCATGCCGCCGGCCTGCAGCGCATCGACTCGGTGGTGCCCAGCCCGAACGGTGAGCGTCTGTTCGCCGTGCAGGGCACGATCGGTGACCCGGCGGCCAGCCGTGTCGCGGTGGAGACGCGGGCCGCCAGCGAGCAGAGCCTGGCGCTCAGCAGCGGCGCAGTGCAGGGCACGCCGAACGTGCTGCACCAGCAGCAGGACGCGCAGCAGGAGCAGACCCGCCAGGCGCAGAAGGCCATGGGCGTCTGA
- a CDS encoding response regulator transcription factor: MSLRIIIADDHPVVRIGTRAVIESSGVGRVVGEADSAQALMTLLAAQPCDLLVTDYSMPGSPQADGFAMIGMIRRRHPDLPVLMLSVSSNLAILRMVLDSGVLGLVDKSSSMDELPQAIQSVYRGQPYISRSLRERVEAAGSWRMREGDGKPLSPREVEVLRLLGTGMTVKEISLQLHKSVSTISRQKGDAMLKLGLKGDAELFDYLRDGKI, encoded by the coding sequence ATGAGCTTGCGCATCATCATCGCAGACGATCACCCCGTGGTCCGTATCGGCACCCGCGCCGTCATCGAGTCGAGCGGCGTGGGCCGCGTGGTCGGCGAGGCCGACAGCGCGCAGGCGCTGATGACCCTGCTCGCCGCCCAGCCCTGCGACCTGCTGGTCACCGATTACTCCATGCCGGGCAGCCCACAGGCCGATGGCTTCGCCATGATCGGGATGATCCGCCGCCGCCATCCGGACCTGCCGGTGCTGATGCTCAGCGTCTCCAGCAACCTGGCGATCCTGCGCATGGTGCTCGACAGTGGCGTGCTCGGCCTGGTCGACAAGAGTTCGTCGATGGACGAGCTGCCGCAGGCCATCCAGTCGGTCTACCGCGGTCAGCCCTACATCAGCCGCAGCCTGCGCGAGCGGGTGGAAGCGGCCGGCAGCTGGCGCATGCGCGAGGGCGATGGCAAGCCGCTGTCGCCGCGCGAAGTGGAAGTGCTGCGGCTGCTCGGCACCGGCATGACGGTGAAGGAGATTTCGCTGCAGCTGCACAAGAGCGTCAGCACCATCAGCCGGCAGAAGGGTGACGCCATGCTCAAGCTGGGCCTGAAGGGTGATGCCGAATTGTTCGACTATCTGCGTGACGGCAAGATCTGA
- a CDS encoding Ax21 family protein: MNKNSLLALGLLAALPFAASATDGLSYNYVEGGYVNTDAKGGDADGWKVKGSVAVHPNFHIFGDYSAQETDKFKNDVDQWRLGVGYNYGIAPNTDLVARVAYQKFDMKHGLDFNGYSTEVGVRTAFNPYVEGYVMAGYEDYTKKHGINPDGEFYGRVGATAKFNQNWGLSGEVKLAKAGDREWFVGPRFTW; encoded by the coding sequence ATGAACAAGAATTCGCTGCTTGCCCTGGGTCTTCTGGCTGCTCTGCCGTTCGCTGCATCGGCAACCGATGGCCTGTCGTACAACTACGTTGAAGGCGGCTACGTGAACACCGATGCCAAGGGCGGCGACGCCGACGGCTGGAAGGTGAAGGGTTCCGTGGCGGTGCACCCGAACTTCCACATCTTCGGCGACTACAGCGCGCAGGAGACCGACAAGTTCAAGAATGACGTTGACCAGTGGCGCCTGGGTGTCGGCTACAACTACGGCATCGCACCGAACACCGACCTGGTGGCTCGCGTTGCGTACCAGAAGTTCGACATGAAGCACGGCCTTGACTTCAACGGTTACTCGACCGAAGTCGGCGTGCGCACCGCGTTCAACCCGTACGTGGAAGGCTACGTGATGGCCGGCTACGAGGACTACACCAAGAAGCACGGCATCAACCCGGACGGCGAGTTCTACGGCCGTGTCGGCGCCACCGCCAAGTTCAACCAGAACTGGGGCCTGAGTGGCGAAGTGAAGCTGGCCAAGGCCGGCGACCGCGAGTGGTTCGTGGGCCCGCGCTTCACCTGGTAA